The following is a genomic window from Nitrospirota bacterium.
CGGTTCAACTAGGGTCGGCATGGTTCACTCCTTTCCGGCAAGCTGCTTGACCGCCTTGATCAGCGGGTTGTGTTCGGGGGATGCGCGGTGCGCGGCGTGGGCATCCGGATGGATCGCCGAGCCGATCTCGGGGACATGGGCACGGGCGGCGAGCAGCGCGCAGCGGACATCGGTTTCCGAGAGGCCTGCGGCCAGGAACTCGGCGGTGCGCTCCGGGCAGCCGCCGAGCTGGCACAGCTCGGCGATGGCCACGGCCTCGCGCCGGTCCGCAGCGGTGGCGGGCGTCTCGGGCACGGGCGCCGCGGAGGCAGCAGCGGCGACGAGCGTCGTCTGGGGGGTTTCGGGGGTTTCGGGGGTCGAATCGGTGGATTGCATCGGGTCGTTCTCCTGTTTGGCGTACGCGGAACCGGGACGGGTGCGGGGGGCCGGGTTCCGCGAACGGCCCTGCGGGTTCAAGAAGGTCGCGAAGACGGCGAGCAGCTGGTCGCGGCTCGCCACGGCGTCGGCGAGCCTGCTGCCTATCGCCTCCTCGCCGAAGAAGAGCCCGGCCTCCGTGGAACGCACGGCGTCGGGGTCCAGTCCGCGCATCGCCGCCACATGCCCGACGAACAGGCCGTAGAGGCGATCCACCTCCGCCTGGAGGCGCACCAAAGCCTCGTGGTCCAGCGGCTCGTGGGGCGAGAAGTCGTTCTTGTGCCGGCCGGCGGTGATCGCCGTGTAGCGATAGCCCTGCTGGGCGTCGCGGACCGACTGGTCGACGTGCATGGCGATGACCCCGACCGAGCCCACACCGCCGGTGCGCGTGACGGCGAGATGCGAGGCGGCGCAGGCGATGGCGTAGGCGGCCGAGAAGGCGGAGTCGGCGGCGATCGCCCAGACCGGTTTCACGGCATCAATCGCACGGATGCGCTCGGCGAGCTCGAACACGCCGCCCGCCTCGCCGCCGGGGGAGTCCACGTCGAGCAGAATGCCGGACACGGCAGGGTCGGCGAGCGCGGCATCCAGACGGGCGCCGATCTCGCCGTAGCTCATGAGGCCGGAGGCGGCCTCCAGCCCCAGGGTGCGGCGCACCAGCGTGCCGTGGATCGGGATCACGGCGATGCCGGGCGGTGCCGCCACCTCCGGGCTCGCGGGCATCACCGCCGGTACGGCGGCTTCCAGGTCGGGCAGACCGATGCGGGGACCGAGCACGGAGAGGATCACGTCCAGCTTCGAACGCGCGATGAGAAGCGGCGTCCCGTAGAGACGGGACGCCAGGTGTACGAGCTGCATGTCAGAGGTCCTGGATGTCTTGCGGCGGCACCGGGTCGGAGGCCGCCGCGGGTGGGTTGCGGTCGTGGCGCGGGTCGGAATCGAAGACGAGGCCGAGCGCATCGGCGCGGGCGTTGTCGGCGGCGATCTCCCGATCCACGTCCTCGGCGTCGTAGCCGAAGGAGGACACCGCCTCCGAGCGGGACAAGAGCCCCGCCCGGATCGCGGTGAGCATCGCGTTGAACTCCTTCTGCGGATCGACCCACTGCCAGCCCTGGGGAATCCACTTGCAGGCGAGCCAGGCGCGGCGCCGCGCGGCGTCCCGGGCGAAGCCGGGGAGCTTGAGCCGTCCCTCCAGCACCGCCTGCGCCATCCACGCGCGCCACACCGGGCGGCAGAGCTGGTGGACGATGACGCCGTGCTGGATCGCCTCGCAGCGGCGGCGAAACTCCAGCAGCCCCGCGCGGATGGAGGAGTAGTTCACCTGGGTGAGGTCGCCCGTGAGCTGCTCGTAGGTCACGCCCATCGCGGCGGCCACCGCGCGAAACTGCTGACGCATGAACTCGGCGTAGGAGCCGCCCACGTCGGCCGGCTGCGAGAACTTCACGTCCTCGCCCGGTTCGAGGATCTGCAGGGTGCCCGGCTCCAGCCCCGCCAGCGCCACCCCCGCGGCATCGGCCGGCCCTTCGCCCATCAGGGCATCCTCCGGCTGGTCGCGGGTGACGAAGCCGGCGAACATGGCGGCGGTCTTCTTGCGCACGAGTTCCGCGTCGTCGTACTGATCGAGCTCGTTGAGCTTCACCAAGGCCCGCGCGAGCCAGGGCTCGCCGCGGATCTGCCCGGGACGCAAGGGCCGAAACAGATGCACGATCTCGGAGGCGGGCACGCGCACCGTCTCCATGCCGCCGCCAGCGGACATGGGCGCGAGCAGGCCGTCCTCCGGGTGCGAGCGGTACAGGTGGTAGGCCACGCGCCGGCCGAGCCGGTCGAACTCGATGCCGGCGCGGATCACGTTGCCGTTGTCGGCAAGGCGATTGAGCGTCACCGGCAGGTGCTCGGGCTCCAGCACCTGGATCTGGAGTGCCACCGCCAGCCCGTCATCCGGCCGCCGGTAGCGCAGCCGCACCAGCGCCTCGCCGCCTTCGAGCATGGCGCGGCAGGCCAGGGCCTGCAGGCCGTAAAAGTCGGTCAGCCCCTGGGCATCGGCCTCCTCGGTCCAGTCGCGCCAGAGGGCCTGGACCGTCTCGCGCAGG
Proteins encoded in this region:
- a CDS encoding S49 family peptidase, yielding MQLVHLASRLYGTPLLIARSKLDVILSVLGPRIGLPDLEAAVPAVMPASPEVAAPPGIAVIPIHGTLVRRTLGLEAASGLMSYGEIGARLDAALADPAVSGILLDVDSPGGEAGGVFELAERIRAIDAVKPVWAIAADSAFSAAYAIACAASHLAVTRTGGVGSVGVIAMHVDQSVRDAQQGYRYTAITAGRHKNDFSPHEPLDHEALVRLQAEVDRLYGLFVGHVAAMRGLDPDAVRSTEAGLFFGEEAIGSRLADAVASRDQLLAVFATFLNPQGRSRNPAPRTRPGSAYAKQENDPMQSTDSTPETPETPQTTLVAAAASAAPVPETPATAADRREAVAIAELCQLGGCPERTAEFLAAGLSETDVRCALLAARAHVPEIGSAIHPDAHAAHRASPEHNPLIKAVKQLAGKE
- a CDS encoding phage portal protein, translating into MGFWSRLKLAFGATPTYDGVGAARRSLAWMPGNPGAVAALLTTQTELRAKSRDLVRRNAWAAAGIEAFVANAIGTGIKPQSMVEDPGLRETVQALWRDWTEEADAQGLTDFYGLQALACRAMLEGGEALVRLRYRRPDDGLAVALQIQVLEPEHLPVTLNRLADNGNVIRAGIEFDRLGRRVAYHLYRSHPEDGLLAPMSAGGGMETVRVPASEIVHLFRPLRPGQIRGEPWLARALVKLNELDQYDDAELVRKKTAAMFAGFVTRDQPEDALMGEGPADAAGVALAGLEPGTLQILEPGEDVKFSQPADVGGSYAEFMRQQFRAVAAAMGVTYEQLTGDLTQVNYSSIRAGLLEFRRRCEAIQHGVIVHQLCRPVWRAWMAQAVLEGRLKLPGFARDAARRRAWLACKWIPQGWQWVDPQKEFNAMLTAIRAGLLSRSEAVSSFGYDAEDVDREIAADNARADALGLVFDSDPRHDRNPPAAASDPVPPQDIQDL